CGGTCGTCGGCGAGGCCACCGCCGTCGCCTTCCGCGACGCGGGCTACCACATCACGCGTACGCCCCAGCGCGAGAACAGTACCCACGCGCTGCTCGAGGAGTGGTCGGAGATCGATACCGACGAGGTGCTCCGAGTGCTCACGCTTCGCTCCGATGTCGCTATCCCGGTGCTCACCCAGGGGCTCATCGAACGCGGTCACGATGTCACGCAGGTGCTCGCCTTCCGCACGGTCGGGGTACCGGCCTCGGTGCACATCCGCGAGGACATCGAATCCGGGCGCATCAACGCGATACTCGTGGCTTCGGCCAGGATCGCCGAAGAGGTCGCCGCCCAGTTCCCCGAGATTCCGAAGAGCACCATCGTGCCCTGCGTGGGCGTGAACACCATCGAGACCGCAGCGGCCCTCGGTCTGCCGTCGGAGGCCGATGATCCGTCGCATCCGCTCTACGAGAAGAAGCGCGCTCTGATCG
This DNA window, taken from Leucobacter tenebrionis, encodes the following:
- a CDS encoding uroporphyrinogen-III synthase, which produces MSVEAKPLSGLRVLVPRGGTWGDLVSKALREQGAHTVIAPLVDFAHTREEEKLVQALKTLEEGGFDWMTATSSTVADVLQHHNAVIPPETKIAVVGEATAVAFRDAGYHITRTPQRENSTHALLEEWSEIDTDEVLRVLTLRSDVAIPVLTQGLIERGHDVTQVLAFRTVGVPASVHIREDIESGRINAILVASARIAEEVAAQFPEIPKSTIVPCVGVNTIETAAALGLPSEADDPSHPLYEKKRALIESVESVIEQSDMLD